A window of Solanum stenotomum isolate F172 chromosome 3, ASM1918654v1, whole genome shotgun sequence contains these coding sequences:
- the LOC125858183 gene encoding short-chain dehydrogenase TIC 32, chloroplastic-like translates to MWVFNRSKGASGFSYSSTAEEVTDEIDGSGLTAIVTGASSGIGAETSRVLALRGVHVIMAVRNITAGKDVKEAIVKEIPAAKVDIMELDLSSLASVRKFAADFISSDRSLTMVINNAGVVGIPFMLSKDNIELQFATNHLGHFLLTNLLLDKMKETTCKTKREGRIVNVSSVAYCMFTYREGIRFGKINDPKSYCSFWAYGQSKLANILHTCELTRRLKEEGVEITANSLHPGTITTNMFRHLGFFDGLVSKFGRFIFKNVQQGASTTCYVALHPQLKGISGEYFCDNNLATTTATARDMDLAKRLWDFSMDFVK, encoded by the exons ATGTGGGTTTTCAATAGATCAAAAGGGGCATCTGGGTTTTCCTATTCCTCCACTGCTGAAGAAGTCACCGATGAAATCGACGGCTCCGGTCTCACCGCCATTGTTACAG GAGCATCAAGTGGTATTGGTGCTGAAACTAGCCGTGTTCTAGCTCTGCGTGGAGTTCATGTTATCATGGCTGTCAGGAATATAACTGCTGGAAAGGATGTTAAAGAAGCAATAGTAAAGGAAATCCCAGCAGCTAAAGTTGATATAATGGAGTTAGATCTTAGCTCATTGGCATCAGTAAGGAAATTTGCAGCTGACTTTATATCATCAGATCGCTCATTGACCATGGTAAT TAATAACGCAGGGGTGGTGGGAATTCCCTTTATGCTTTCCAAAGATAACATAGAGCTGCAATTTGCCACAAATCATCTAG GTCATTTTCTTTTGACAAATTTGTTGCTGGACAAGATGAAGGAGACAACATGTAAAACAAAGAGAGAGGGGAGGATTGTCAATGTTTCTTCAGTAGCTTATTGTATGTTCACATATCGTGAGGGAATTCGCTTTGGCAAAATTAATGATCCCAAAAG CTACTGTAGTTTTTGGGCATATGGACAGTCAAAGCTGGCCAACATACTGCACACTTGTGAGCTCACAAGACGCTTAAAG GAAGAAGGAGTGGAAATAACAGCAAATTCACTTCATCCTGGAACAATCACAACCAATATGTTTCGTCATTTGGGCTTTTTTGATG GTCTTGTAAGCAAGTTTGGAaggtttatttttaaaaacgtTCAACAG GGAGCATCAACCACTTGCTATGTTGCATTGCATCCACAATTGAAGGGGATAAGTGGTGAATATTTTTGTGACAACAATTTGGCGACAACAACAGCTACTGCTAGAGATATGGATTTAGCTAAAAGGCTCTGGGATTTTAGTATGGATTTTGTCAAGTAA